AAAAACACAATTGAGATATGACGGCAGATCCTCGAACCAGCTTTGACCCGAATCTTGGTCGGGGTGTTTAATTGCGACGCGTTTTTTGTACATGTTGAATTTCAGTTCATCTCCCGGTTCGCAGAGCCTTATAAAGATGACTTCGATCACAGGCAAGCCAATCTCCTTAAATTCTTCAAAAAGAACGGCCAGAGCTTTTTTAGGATTAAAGACACGTGAGGCCAGAAACGAAAGGTTCCAGTTGGATATGAACAATTCGTTTTCCACAAAAATGCTGTCGATTGTAGACAAACCGTTCAGAAGGTATTCCCAGTTGTAAATTATCTGTGTCATTTTTTCGTATTCTTCACCTTCAACCGCCTTTGAAAATCCTACTATGACTCTGAATACGTCGTATTTCCCAATATCGTCGAAAACTTTGCTGGAAAATCCCTCTTTTGGCATGAGGGTCCATTCTCTCCGGTACGAAGGCTCCTCTTGTTCCCACTTTACATGTAAGGCCTGTGCCATTCCGTCCGAAAATTCGCCGATTCTTCCAAATTGAAAGCCGCATATTTTTTTACCTGCGGAATCTATCAGGCCCCACAATCCGCCTTTCATGACGGGTGCTCTGTCTTCGCTGAAAACGCCGACGTAGTCGTATTTCTCGTCGTTTATCTTTCTCCCTTTTTTATCTATGAAAAACCATTCATCCTCGTTGCAGACACCCGCGAATCCTTCTGTGAATCCGTACACTGAAACATACTGCGGCGGAATAATATCCGCCCCATCAAGGTCTATGAATCCCCAGAGTCCGTTTTTCTTTACCCTGGCAAGCCCTTCGTTCGGAAGTAAAATGTCTTCGAACGGCCCTGCCGTAGACGCGTCTTTCTTCATGAAGTACCATCCCCCGTCCAGAAAGAGACCGCATAATCCCTGCCCTGCTCCTTTGAATTGGTCCACCCATACATCTTTTATCATTTTTCCATTTTGATTTATAAACGAATAAAAGCCGTCTTTCTTTACCCAGGCGATCCCGTCCTGAAACAGGGATATGCTCTCGTATCCGTCGGAAATTATCTTTCCGGTTTTGTCGATCAGGTGTATTTGGCCGTTTATTTTCACCGATGCAACGTCGTCGGTGAAATCGTAGGCCATTTCGAAATCCGGTTTTATAACCCATTCTCCCTTTTTATCTACGTACCCGTCCGATCCGCCTTGATTCGCCACGGCTATTTCGCACGAAAATTTCCCCAGAAAATTAAAAACGGGTTTGATCACGACGTTTCCTTTTTTGTCCATCGCTCCACACATACCCCCGGATACAAATCCGCCCAATCCCCCGGAAAAGTCATAACAACTTTCACACTGCATCTGCGGCGTAGCCGCCCCGGAACTGTCCAGGTACCTCCATGTCCCCCCATTTAGCAAACCGTTGCTGTTGTACGCACCGCCTTCGTTCAGCCAAAGCACTCCTTCGGACCACTTGCCGAAATAGTCGAAAGCGTCTTCGAAAAGATATTTACCTTCCCTGTCTATTACGCTGTACTTTCTTTTTCCGAATTTCTTTACAACAGCTGTTTTGTCCCTGAACTGGCTGGTGACGTAAAACTTCGGAGAAATCACTGTTTTCGAATCTTTGTCAATGAAACCGAAACGAAAATTATCCGACACATTAACCTCCTTTTTTTTCGAAAATAATAAATGAAATGAATTAAAATTCTCTTAAAAGAAATTTTGGCAAATTTAAGATTGGTTTTTTTTCACAAAACACAGCAATTCACTTATATAATAATGTTTATTAAAATGCCTTATGCAGAAAAAAGAACTCAGAAAAATGAAAAAATTCCGCTTCCAACTTCTTCACAAATGGATAGTTGAAAATTTTTTACCCTGCCGGATCTGCGACATAGGCGGAGGAAAAGGTCTTCTTTCATTCCTGCTACATAACGCCGGTTTTGACGCCACGGTTATTGACCCTTGCGACCAAATTCTTCCTGACAAATACAAGGATCTTTATAACGTAAAGCACAAAATACCCGATACTTTCAAAATTAAAAGATTGACAAAGGAATACGCTATCGACATGGCAAAAGACTACGATCTGTTAATAGGCCTTCACGCCCACGGTTCTAACATGAAAATTCTTGAAGGAGCCGCCAAATATAAAAAGGATTTCATTCTTTTGCCTTGCTGTGTAATAGACGAACCTATCGAAATAAAACCGGACATTGATTGGTTGAAATCTCTTGAGGA
This is a stretch of genomic DNA from candidate division WOR-3 bacterium. It encodes these proteins:
- a CDS encoding WG repeat-containing protein, whose amino-acid sequence is MSDNFRFGFIDKDSKTVISPKFYVTSQFRDKTAVVKKFGKRKYSVIDREGKYLFEDAFDYFGKWSEGVLWLNEGGAYNSNGLLNGGTWRYLDSSGAATPQMQCESCYDFSGGLGGFVSGGMCGAMDKKGNVVIKPVFNFLGKFSCEIAVANQGGSDGYVDKKGEWVIKPDFEMAYDFTDDVASVKINGQIHLIDKTGKIISDGYESISLFQDGIAWVKKDGFYSFINQNGKMIKDVWVDQFKGAGQGLCGLFLDGGWYFMKKDASTAGPFEDILLPNEGLARVKKNGLWGFIDLDGADIIPPQYVSVYGFTEGFAGVCNEDEWFFIDKKGRKINDEKYDYVGVFSEDRAPVMKGGLWGLIDSAGKKICGFQFGRIGEFSDGMAQALHVKWEQEEPSYRREWTLMPKEGFSSKVFDDIGKYDVFRVIVGFSKAVEGEEYEKMTQIIYNWEYLLNGLSTIDSIFVENELFISNWNLSFLASRVFNPKKALAVLFEEFKEIGLPVIEVIFIRLCEPGDELKFNMYKKRVAIKHPDQDSGQSWFEDLPSYLNCVFDKKTPCPASESVTDLIGVKTDLSLPEGMRFEERTMPIYVPGVRICYGVVQNMIVAADDRTYEIEDGIIKSFREKYSSSKIWVYPPPKEKEEWYIPRPLRNDNSIGVEKIEHDGRKGYLFAVEPYCIEQNFSSKYFRYREQEMMEALSDVIREKNLEEVITWQRFGDVPQNAVGFAGMAWPKTPNIYEINLWEKK